One region of Pseudoalteromonas luteoviolacea genomic DNA includes:
- a CDS encoding basic secretory protein-like protein codes for MKVTTAISSLAVAMGLMVHSASALDKIDTAIKPIQFQADIAWQQFPLPNVQIRNFSKETVPVWQHINVNLIKQISYNVARILYSEKQRAPKLPLLEIIIEDMDGVAYKEGTFDGAKIHISAQYLNKFAQNKSAQALYDELIGVLYHEIAHAYQLDDHNYQEIGPIIEGIADVVRMKGGYVDFEHRKIGGNYDTGYKTTAFFLHWLEENHHPNLLVELNAQLDPSDNKKWSWKSFSSEMEINLDTAWSNYQSKL; via the coding sequence ATGAAAGTGACAACTGCAATCTCTTCGCTTGCAGTGGCTATGGGCCTTATGGTCCATAGCGCATCAGCGTTAGACAAAATTGATACCGCAATAAAGCCAATACAGTTTCAAGCTGACATTGCGTGGCAACAGTTTCCTTTGCCTAATGTGCAAATTAGAAACTTCAGCAAAGAAACTGTGCCTGTTTGGCAGCACATTAATGTCAATTTGATAAAGCAGATCTCGTATAACGTTGCACGTATTTTATATAGTGAAAAACAGCGTGCACCAAAGTTACCATTATTAGAGATTATCATCGAAGATATGGATGGCGTTGCGTATAAAGAAGGGACCTTCGATGGCGCTAAAATCCATATCAGTGCGCAATATCTCAATAAATTTGCACAAAACAAGAGTGCACAAGCGTTATATGATGAGTTAATTGGCGTGCTTTATCATGAAATTGCCCATGCATATCAGCTAGATGATCATAATTACCAAGAGATTGGGCCAATTATTGAAGGTATTGCTGATGTTGTGCGCATGAAAGGTGGGTATGTTGATTTTGAGCACCGTAAAATCGGTGGAAATTATGACACAGGTTATAAGACCACTGCGTTTTTCTTGCATTGGTTAGAAGAAAATCATCACCCTAACTTGTTGGTAGAGCTAAACGCCCAATTAGATCCTTCTGATAACAAAAAATGGAGCTGGAAGAGCTTTTCATCAGAGATGGAAATCAATCTCGATACAGCTTGGTCAAATTATCAAAGTAAGCTCTAA
- a CDS encoding MotA/TolQ/ExbB proton channel family protein, which yields MALSASAFANEAMDLDALLKTLESGQAAQTQQNKQREAEFKSREDQQVRMLNALVSDRNNQLNRSERMETQFEENEIKLGNLSDTLSKRMGSLKELFGVLQQASGDASSKFRTSVVSAEIQNRSDVMDEMAKKMGSTSKLASIEDIEKVWFELQREMTEQGKVTRYNTDVIVAGGEKMNKEVMRVGAFNLIADGKYLTFNPETNTISELTRQPVSRFQQSAADLQGANSGNVDFALDPTGGSILGLLVQAPNRKEQVEQGGVVGYVILAVGALALLIALERFVSLMLIGAKIKRQLKSDVAKDDNPLGRVMKVKDQYPDVAYDTLELKLSEAILREMPKITRNLTLIKIISVVAPLLGLLGTVTGMINTFQAITLFGTGDPKLMAGGISTALVTTVLGLVVAIPTVFLYTVLNTRSRNLLLILQEQSAGIIAERSEKGA from the coding sequence ATGGCACTAAGTGCATCAGCATTTGCAAATGAAGCGATGGATTTAGATGCACTACTTAAAACGTTAGAGTCAGGTCAAGCTGCGCAAACTCAACAAAATAAACAGCGTGAAGCTGAATTCAAATCTCGTGAAGACCAACAAGTAAGAATGTTGAACGCACTTGTATCAGATCGTAACAATCAGTTGAATCGCTCTGAACGTATGGAAACCCAGTTTGAAGAAAACGAGATCAAATTAGGTAATCTAAGCGATACACTATCTAAGCGTATGGGCTCTTTAAAAGAATTATTTGGCGTTTTGCAGCAAGCTTCAGGCGACGCTAGTTCTAAATTCAGAACCTCTGTCGTCTCTGCCGAAATTCAAAATCGCAGTGATGTGATGGATGAGATGGCTAAAAAAATGGGTTCTACATCTAAGCTTGCGTCGATAGAAGACATCGAAAAGGTATGGTTTGAGCTTCAGCGCGAAATGACTGAGCAGGGTAAGGTTACCCGCTATAACACTGATGTCATTGTTGCTGGTGGCGAGAAGATGAATAAAGAAGTGATGCGTGTCGGCGCATTCAACCTAATTGCAGATGGGAAATATCTCACGTTTAACCCTGAAACAAACACAATCTCAGAGTTGACTCGTCAGCCTGTATCTCGTTTCCAACAAAGCGCGGCTGATTTACAAGGTGCAAACTCAGGTAATGTTGATTTTGCATTGGACCCAACCGGTGGTTCAATCTTGGGCTTACTTGTTCAGGCACCAAATAGGAAAGAGCAAGTTGAGCAAGGTGGCGTTGTTGGTTATGTAATTTTGGCTGTAGGTGCACTTGCCTTATTAATCGCTCTTGAGCGCTTTGTCTCGCTTATGTTGATTGGTGCCAAGATTAAGCGCCAGCTTAAATCAGATGTTGCAAAAGATGACAACCCGCTTGGACGCGTAATGAAAGTCAAAGATCAATATCCAGATGTGGCTTATGACACATTAGAGCTTAAGTTAAGTGAAGCCATATTGCGCGAAATGCCAAAAATTACGCGTAACTTAACATTAATTAAGATTATCTCAGTGGTCGCGCCTCTACTCGGTCTATTAGGTACTGTTACCGGTATGATTAATACCTTCCAAGCAATTACTTTGTTTGGTACGGGCGACCCTAAACTTATGGCTGGTGGCATTTCGACAGCACTTGTCACTACGGTACTTGGTCTTGTCGTCGCTATCCCGACGGTATTTTTATACACAGTATTGAATACACGTTCACGCAACCTGCTTCTTATCCTTCAAGAGCAAAGCGCAGGTATTATCGCAGAGCGAAGTGAAAAGGGAGCGTAA
- a CDS encoding ExbD/TolR family protein translates to MRAPLAKVFQEEETEEINMTPMLDVVFIMLIFFIVTASFVKEAGIDVNRPEAATAVKKQRANILVAISDKGEIWINKRQIDIRAVQANIERLKAENPQGSVVIQADKKATTEILIKVMDASRAAGAFDVSIAAQES, encoded by the coding sequence ATGAGAGCCCCTCTAGCAAAAGTTTTCCAAGAAGAAGAAACCGAAGAAATTAACATGACGCCGATGTTGGACGTTGTATTCATCATGCTTATTTTCTTCATTGTAACTGCTTCATTCGTGAAAGAAGCAGGCATAGATGTTAACCGACCAGAAGCGGCAACTGCTGTGAAAAAGCAAAGAGCAAATATATTAGTTGCAATCTCTGACAAAGGGGAAATCTGGATTAATAAACGTCAAATCGATATTCGTGCAGTGCAAGCTAATATCGAACGTTTAAAGGCAGAAAACCCGCAAGGCAGTGTCGTTATTCAAGCAGATAAAAAAGCGACGACAGAAATTCTAATTAAAGTAATGGATGCATCAAGAGCAGCAGGTGCGTTTGATGTGTCTATCGCTGCACAAGAATCTTAA
- a CDS encoding methyl-accepting chemotaxis protein, producing the protein MFSAFKFTTKITLAASVVLVIVLSLFTVNNFVLMRSQTQDQLTLVLQEISQSVSQNIANWLNDRLDIVQSVAEGHLKSDSNEDVRRRLQTAAAAGHFKNTFIGTPDGQFVLNDASIVLPSDFDATTRPWYQLAVQKRDTAFTTPYTDATTNELTITAVVPVYSNGVLAGAAGGDIDMATITEIINEIDFLGFGYGFLLDGEGRILSHPNTQMNDKNMRQLFGQQLNLQQEFVELEIDGKEKLVSFVKMHGIKNVDWFLGVVIDKEIAYSSISSFRNMALIYMLLGVVVIVVMMQLLLKYLMRPMTHLNEAIKDIAQGEGDLTRRLVVENNDEFGELSNYFNLFVEKIHQSISKVKSTTDALESVMEGLQKQTQEALDIYTEQTKRTDNVATAINELSSSAIEISNNAKHASELATGANTLSDESQSALNSNIEEIGALSSKMQEAQSTIDGLDRLTASIGQVLEVIKGVSEQTNLLALNAAIEAARAGEAGRGFAVVADEVRQLAQRTQESTQEIENTIGELQQGSASAVAVMKLSIEDSSASAEQAQSAGTKMQEVSHAIESIDGMNHAVANATQEQNTVIQSLDGDIHGISDLCVQGSASLQQTLDECKTLKLQFDELEHMMNKFKV; encoded by the coding sequence ATGTTTAGCGCCTTTAAATTTACCACCAAAATCACACTTGCGGCCTCGGTCGTACTTGTTATCGTTTTAAGTCTATTTACAGTGAATAACTTTGTCTTGATGCGTTCTCAGACTCAAGACCAGTTAACACTTGTATTACAAGAAATTTCTCAATCAGTATCACAAAATATTGCTAACTGGTTAAATGACCGCTTAGACATCGTTCAGTCGGTTGCTGAAGGTCATTTAAAGTCTGACAGTAATGAAGATGTGCGCCGAAGATTGCAAACAGCCGCAGCAGCAGGTCATTTCAAAAATACCTTCATAGGTACGCCGGATGGTCAATTTGTGTTAAATGATGCGTCTATTGTCTTACCTAGCGATTTTGATGCCACAACACGCCCTTGGTATCAACTTGCGGTGCAAAAGCGTGACACGGCCTTTACCACACCCTATACAGATGCAACAACCAATGAGCTGACCATCACGGCCGTGGTACCTGTATACAGTAACGGTGTCTTGGCTGGCGCTGCCGGTGGTGACATAGATATGGCAACTATCACAGAAATCATCAATGAGATTGATTTTCTTGGCTTTGGATATGGGTTTTTGCTCGATGGTGAGGGGCGTATCTTAAGTCACCCAAATACACAGATGAATGACAAAAATATGCGTCAGTTATTCGGCCAGCAGCTCAATTTGCAACAGGAATTTGTTGAACTTGAGATAGACGGCAAAGAAAAGCTAGTCTCTTTTGTCAAAATGCATGGTATTAAAAATGTTGATTGGTTTTTAGGTGTGGTTATCGACAAAGAAATAGCATATTCATCAATTTCTTCGTTTAGAAATATGGCTCTGATTTATATGCTATTGGGTGTTGTTGTCATTGTGGTGATGATGCAATTGTTACTTAAGTATTTAATGAGACCAATGACTCATCTTAACGAAGCAATTAAAGATATCGCTCAAGGTGAAGGTGACTTAACTAGACGTCTTGTTGTTGAGAATAACGACGAGTTTGGTGAATTGTCTAATTACTTCAATTTGTTTGTTGAGAAAATCCATCAGAGTATTTCAAAAGTAAAAAGCACTACAGATGCGCTCGAAAGTGTGATGGAAGGGTTGCAAAAACAAACTCAGGAAGCGCTTGATATTTACACCGAGCAAACCAAGCGTACAGACAATGTGGCAACAGCTATCAATGAATTGTCCTCAAGTGCAATTGAGATTTCAAACAATGCCAAGCATGCATCGGAATTAGCAACGGGTGCCAATACGCTATCGGATGAAAGTCAATCAGCGTTAAACTCTAATATTGAAGAGATCGGCGCACTGAGCTCTAAAATGCAAGAAGCCCAGTCAACCATTGATGGTTTGGATAGATTGACCGCAAGTATCGGTCAGGTATTGGAAGTTATCAAAGGGGTGAGTGAGCAGACAAACTTACTTGCGCTTAATGCGGCGATAGAAGCTGCACGTGCCGGTGAGGCGGGTCGAGGGTTTGCGGTTGTTGCAGACGAAGTAAGGCAACTTGCACAGCGTACTCAAGAATCGACGCAAGAAATTGAAAACACCATTGGTGAATTACAGCAAGGCTCTGCTTCTGCGGTTGCGGTGATGAAACTGAGTATTGAGGACTCTAGTGCCAGTGCTGAGCAAGCTCAGTCAGCGGGCACCAAAATGCAAGAGGTCTCTCATGCTATTGAGTCCATTGATGGCATGAATCATGCTGTTGCAAATGCAACTCAGGAGCAAAATACCGTAATACAATCCTTAGATGGGGATATTCACGGCATAAGCGATTTATGTGTTCAGGGCAGTGCAAGTTTGCAGCAAACGCTGGATGAATGCAAAACGTTAAAATTGCAATTTGATGAATTAGAACACATGATGAATAAATTTAAAGTATAA
- a CDS encoding energy transducer TonB, giving the protein MRYIIALLVAGVVTFFLFLGMQALINGGQGTATEPVKGNVLDFVRLKKEETIEKKERKPEKPPTPKEPPPPMDAPQMQANNLDAAGANFDFSANVDTDVDLAGGLALESSDGEYLPIVKVAPVYPRRALSRGIEGFVIVEFVVTKQGTVRDPVVVQAEPENIFNRAAMDAALKFKYKPRVVNGEAVEVAGVQNKITFQING; this is encoded by the coding sequence ATGCGTTACATAATTGCATTATTAGTTGCAGGTGTCGTTACTTTCTTCTTGTTTCTGGGTATGCAGGCTTTGATCAACGGTGGTCAAGGTACTGCAACAGAACCTGTTAAGGGTAATGTGCTTGACTTTGTCAGGTTAAAAAAAGAAGAGACAATAGAGAAGAAAGAGCGCAAGCCTGAGAAACCGCCAACACCAAAAGAGCCACCGCCTCCAATGGATGCTCCGCAAATGCAGGCAAATAACCTTGATGCAGCAGGTGCTAACTTTGATTTTTCAGCCAACGTTGATACTGATGTGGATTTAGCGGGTGGCTTGGCACTTGAGTCCAGTGATGGTGAGTACTTACCGATTGTAAAAGTTGCACCAGTTTATCCAAGACGTGCACTGTCAAGAGGAATTGAAGGCTTTGTCATCGTAGAGTTTGTTGTAACTAAGCAAGGCACAGTGCGTGACCCTGTTGTTGTGCAAGCTGAGCCTGAAAATATCTTTAATCGTGCTGCAATGGATGCTGCATTGAAGTTTAAGTATAAGCCGCGCGTTGTAAATGGTGAGGCTGTAGAAGTGGCTGGTGTACAAAACAAGATCACCTTCCAAATTAATGGCTAG
- a CDS encoding TonB-dependent receptor domain-containing protein, with protein sequence MKPIKVFKTNLITISLLSLLSPLSTQVIAQETAQEIEEVVAVGSRLKGSASAVIEERKNQAFVADIMGAEQISRTGDSDAASALRRVTGLSLVNDKFIYVRGLGERYSSVRLNGAQVPSPDLTRNVIPLDIFPSSIIESLAVQKAYSPNMPAAFGGGDVNIRTKSIPNDRVIKLEVGVTHKDTNSTGFVYNGSDDDWLGEDDGLRAMPSTMNAALNKYINGISDISVLNIRDIESKERGEAVSQAEAIAINKTLTKSLHRDFGMVEKDLDPDFGGKLVYGDRFEDLFGFGGSLGFLFSAAYDHEWSHSKGYSAVLSSVDVKPEDCGKSDLECYSARTDKESTKKNVKLNSSLNIGYKLDGHDVNASYMMLRDTEDEASISLYQEPSKSLSIANGEIQRKNLTSFEQRELEVIQFRGTHNIEYDFIKGVGFDWQYTDSTATTDIPSELEITARDRYTDGVYTDTYTSGPLGGDPFLYRFVEMEDKVENFGWNLSKAFYFDSSEVELKGGAYYVDKTREYKTDFFKYRFGPTENIILATNKNEALGIGSIFKDDSRVDNTEIEILFQEPTADDYIAAQKIDAYYGSFDYVYANDWRLSGGLRYEDFRQVALAFSRSVFDAELLNDKLSAEAIQEASVMEDETFGSLSMTYSQPTYQVRAGWGQTIVRPDLRELTPVQYQDPLTDYRTLGNPTLKSSHLDNFDVRVEFYFESGDNFSVGAFYKDIDKPIEAQLNERDGRFTLEFENADSAYVYGLEAEWLVELSSDFLGGAFFTSGNLTVSDSEVEILESARGDLTNLKRRMTGHSKYVANLQLNYDSHNGNHQGSLIYNVFGDRILAAGVNGFDDAYEQPINSLDAVYSYYPTFSTTVTLKVKNLLGQDFEVEQNGALIRSQESAQQVSLDFAVEF encoded by the coding sequence ATGAAACCAATCAAAGTGTTTAAAACAAATTTGATAACGATTTCTTTGCTTTCTCTTTTGAGTCCTTTGTCTACACAGGTTATAGCACAAGAGACGGCACAAGAAATTGAAGAAGTTGTTGCGGTAGGAAGCCGCTTAAAAGGCAGTGCAAGTGCTGTTATTGAAGAGCGAAAGAATCAAGCTTTTGTTGCGGATATCATGGGTGCTGAGCAGATTTCTCGCACGGGTGATAGTGATGCAGCGTCAGCACTTCGTCGTGTGACAGGCCTGAGTCTTGTGAATGATAAATTCATTTATGTACGTGGCCTTGGAGAACGTTACTCTAGTGTTCGTCTTAATGGTGCTCAGGTACCGAGTCCAGATCTAACACGAAACGTTATCCCTTTAGATATTTTCCCATCAAGTATCATTGAGTCATTAGCCGTACAAAAGGCATATTCCCCAAACATGCCTGCTGCATTTGGTGGTGGTGATGTAAACATACGTACAAAAAGTATTCCGAATGACCGAGTGATCAAGCTAGAAGTTGGTGTGACACACAAAGACACAAACAGTACTGGTTTTGTATACAACGGTAGTGACGATGATTGGCTTGGTGAAGACGACGGCTTACGTGCCATGCCAAGCACTATGAACGCAGCGCTCAACAAGTATATCAATGGTATATCGGATATTTCAGTGTTAAATATCAGAGATATTGAGTCTAAAGAGCGCGGAGAAGCCGTATCTCAAGCTGAAGCCATTGCAATCAATAAGACATTGACTAAGTCTCTGCACCGTGATTTTGGAATGGTTGAAAAAGACCTAGATCCGGATTTCGGTGGTAAGCTTGTTTATGGCGATAGATTTGAGGATTTATTTGGTTTTGGTGGCTCACTAGGATTCTTATTCTCAGCTGCATATGATCATGAATGGTCCCACAGTAAGGGTTATTCAGCCGTTCTTTCGTCGGTTGATGTTAAACCAGAAGACTGTGGTAAGTCTGATTTAGAGTGTTACTCTGCTAGAACGGATAAAGAGTCGACCAAAAAAAATGTGAAGTTAAACAGCTCTCTTAATATCGGTTACAAGTTAGATGGGCATGATGTTAATGCTTCTTACATGATGTTACGAGACACTGAAGATGAAGCGTCAATTTCCCTGTATCAAGAGCCATCAAAGTCATTAAGCATTGCCAACGGTGAGATCCAGCGCAAAAACTTAACGTCGTTCGAGCAGCGCGAATTAGAGGTTATCCAATTCCGTGGTACGCACAATATTGAATATGACTTTATTAAAGGTGTTGGATTCGATTGGCAGTATACAGACTCAACAGCGACCACTGATATTCCTAGTGAACTTGAGATCACAGCAAGAGATCGTTATACGGATGGTGTTTACACAGATACCTACACGAGTGGTCCATTAGGCGGCGATCCATTCTTGTACCGTTTTGTTGAAATGGAAGACAAAGTTGAAAACTTTGGTTGGAACTTATCTAAAGCATTCTATTTTGACTCTTCAGAAGTGGAGTTAAAAGGGGGCGCTTACTATGTTGATAAAACGCGTGAATATAAAACGGACTTCTTTAAGTATCGCTTTGGCCCAACTGAAAACATTATTCTTGCTACCAATAAAAATGAAGCGTTAGGGATTGGTAGTATCTTCAAAGATGATAGTCGAGTTGATAACACTGAAATAGAGATCCTATTCCAGGAGCCTACTGCAGACGATTACATCGCGGCACAAAAAATTGATGCTTACTATGGAAGCTTTGATTACGTGTATGCGAACGACTGGCGTCTTTCAGGTGGTTTAAGATATGAAGACTTTAGACAGGTCGCGTTGGCATTTTCTCGCTCAGTGTTTGATGCAGAATTATTGAACGACAAGCTAAGTGCTGAAGCAATTCAAGAAGCGTCTGTAATGGAAGACGAGACGTTTGGCTCGCTATCTATGACTTACAGTCAACCAACCTATCAAGTTCGTGCAGGTTGGGGGCAAACTATTGTACGTCCGGATCTACGTGAACTGACGCCTGTACAATATCAAGATCCACTTACTGATTATAGAACACTTGGTAATCCAACCTTGAAGTCGAGTCACTTAGATAATTTTGATGTGCGTGTTGAATTCTATTTCGAAAGTGGTGATAACTTCTCTGTCGGTGCATTCTATAAAGATATCGACAAGCCGATTGAAGCTCAGTTAAATGAGCGTGATGGCCGTTTCACGCTAGAGTTTGAAAATGCCGACTCTGCATATGTTTACGGCTTAGAAGCTGAATGGCTGGTGGAGTTATCATCTGATTTCTTAGGCGGCGCATTCTTTACTTCTGGTAACTTAACAGTCAGTGACTCTGAAGTAGAAATACTTGAAAGTGCGAGAGGAGATTTGACTAATCTTAAACGCCGTATGACTGGTCATTCGAAGTATGTTGCAAACTTGCAGTTAAACTATGACTCTCATAATGGTAATCACCAAGGCTCTCTCATTTACAATGTATTCGGCGACCGTATCTTGGCTGCTGGTGTAAATGGCTTTGACGATGCTTATGAGCAACCGATCAACTCATTGGATGCGGTTTATAGTTACTATCCGACCTTCAGCACGACAGTTACATTAAAAGTGAAGAACTTACTAGGTCAAGACTTTGAAGTTGAGCAAAACGGCGCGCTAATCAGATCTCAAGAATCGGCGCAACAAGTTAGCTTAGATTTTGCGGTTGAATTCTAA
- a CDS encoding tetratricopeptide repeat protein, translating to MKLIKNILVLSATTLAMNASISMISLIPEVSLSSAYAATKTKRVPALREKVYSQLARAQKLADDGNVQEGLDVLDSIKGRASSMNSYEVAMMHNFYGFIYYNENQLDKAISSFEKVVAEEAIPESLKLSTTFSLAQLAMANGDYGKTVAYLDDWKALNTQPIKTNYYTLKAQALYQNKKYKAALESINTAISMAESNNEVPKENWLVLQRALYYSLSQPSDVVNTLEKMVKLFDKPQYWIQLGGMYGEIGAEENQLAILETAKQRGFIKTRSEVLQLSQVYLYNGLPFKAAQTLQDGIKSKVIDNTEKNLSFIAEAYVQARDEEKSIEFFKAADQLSSHGRFQQRLAEVYINLEHFDEAADAARAALEKGGLTFESNAYVALGMAQYNLENFDASILAFEQAEKHKKSASLARQWIKYVKNEKLHKQSLKEALM from the coding sequence ATGAAATTAATCAAAAATATACTGGTTCTTAGTGCGACGACGTTAGCCATGAATGCTTCTATCAGTATGATCTCTTTGATACCAGAAGTTTCACTTTCAAGTGCGTATGCTGCGACCAAAACAAAGCGTGTACCGGCATTGAGAGAGAAGGTATATAGCCAGCTTGCGAGAGCGCAAAAGCTTGCTGATGATGGCAATGTACAAGAAGGTCTCGATGTTTTAGACTCGATAAAAGGGCGTGCTTCGAGCATGAACTCTTATGAAGTTGCGATGATGCATAACTTTTATGGGTTTATTTACTACAACGAAAATCAATTAGATAAAGCAATTTCATCTTTTGAGAAAGTTGTTGCTGAAGAGGCCATTCCTGAGTCTTTAAAGCTGTCGACGACCTTTAGTTTAGCGCAGCTTGCTATGGCCAATGGCGATTACGGTAAAACGGTCGCATATTTAGATGATTGGAAAGCTTTAAATACCCAACCTATTAAAACCAATTACTATACGTTAAAAGCCCAAGCGCTTTACCAGAATAAAAAATATAAAGCTGCATTAGAAAGTATTAATACAGCAATCTCAATGGCCGAGTCTAATAATGAGGTGCCAAAGGAGAATTGGTTAGTACTTCAACGTGCTTTATATTATTCTTTAAGTCAGCCTTCAGATGTAGTAAATACACTGGAGAAAATGGTTAAACTGTTTGATAAGCCACAGTACTGGATCCAGCTAGGTGGTATGTACGGTGAAATTGGTGCTGAAGAAAATCAACTTGCCATTTTAGAAACTGCTAAACAGCGTGGGTTTATAAAAACCAGATCTGAAGTATTACAGCTTTCTCAGGTTTATTTATACAATGGCTTGCCATTTAAAGCTGCGCAGACTTTGCAAGATGGTATAAAGAGCAAGGTAATTGACAATACTGAAAAAAACTTATCTTTTATAGCTGAAGCTTATGTACAAGCTCGTGATGAGGAAAAATCAATCGAGTTTTTTAAAGCAGCTGACCAACTTTCTTCACATGGTCGGTTTCAGCAGCGTTTAGCTGAAGTATACATCAATTTAGAGCACTTTGATGAAGCGGCAGATGCTGCACGGGCAGCGTTGGAAAAAGGTGGTCTTACTTTTGAGTCAAATGCCTATGTTGCGCTTGGTATGGCTCAGTATAACTTGGAAAATTTTGATGCATCTATACTGGCATTTGAACAAGCTGAAAAACATAAGAAATCAGCATCGCTTGCGCGGCAATGGATTAAATATGTAAAAAATGAAAAGCTTCATAAGCAAAGCTTAAAAGAAGCATTGATGTAA
- a CDS encoding MotA/TolQ/ExbB proton channel family protein produces the protein MVLLVDAITALQEFLDTGGQVLLVIAVVTFAMWLLILERFMYFFGKYRGYKKHTVETWQSRAERNSWNAEQIRQAMISKAGIALNSNLPFINVMVALCPLLGLLGTVTGMIEVFNVMAITGSGSARSMAAGVSKATIPTMAGMVAALSGVFASTYLQRKAKREVELLEDKLLLDH, from the coding sequence ATGGTGCTACTAGTAGATGCTATCACCGCACTACAAGAGTTCCTTGATACGGGTGGCCAGGTTCTCCTGGTCATCGCAGTAGTCACCTTTGCTATGTGGTTACTTATCCTGGAGCGTTTTATGTACTTTTTTGGCAAGTACAGAGGCTATAAAAAACACACAGTAGAGACTTGGCAAAGTAGAGCTGAAAGAAATAGCTGGAATGCAGAACAAATTCGTCAAGCCATGATATCAAAAGCAGGTATTGCACTTAACAGTAACTTGCCATTTATCAATGTGATGGTCGCGCTTTGTCCTTTGCTTGGCCTACTTGGTACCGTTACAGGCATGATTGAAGTATTTAATGTAATGGCAATTACTGGCTCAGGTAGCGCGCGCTCGATGGCCGCGGGTGTATCAAAAGCCACCATACCGACCATGGCCGGAATGGTAGCCGCACTGTCTGGTGTATTTGCTTCTACCTATTTACAGCGCAAAGCAAAACGTGAAGTTGAGCTTTTAGAAGATAAATTGCTGTTAGACCACTAA
- a CDS encoding DUF3450 domain-containing protein, with the protein MKCVNQLLLAGAFAVASSAQANDLNQVIDSSSAINKSALTSQNKIDAISDNMQSRLQQFRTLNKEIEGLVVYNSQLEKQINNQLEEMAAINASMDQVSVIERQITPLMLRMIAGLEQFVALDVPFLSEERANRIATLKAMMDRADITSSEKFRRVLEAYQVEVEYGRTIEAYSTLITIDGQEREVDMLRIGRLELLYVTKDAAKAGSWNKESKQFVALPNTNISQINKGVRIARKQLAPDMLTLPVQAAQ; encoded by the coding sequence ATGAAGTGCGTTAACCAATTGCTTTTAGCGGGCGCGTTTGCAGTAGCAAGCAGTGCGCAGGCAAACGATCTCAATCAAGTAATAGACTCTAGCTCTGCCATTAATAAATCAGCGCTAACTTCTCAAAATAAAATCGATGCGATTTCAGATAATATGCAGTCTCGTCTGCAGCAATTTAGAACGCTGAATAAGGAAATTGAAGGCCTTGTTGTATACAACAGCCAATTAGAAAAGCAAATTAATAACCAATTAGAAGAAATGGCAGCGATCAATGCGTCGATGGACCAAGTGTCTGTTATTGAGCGTCAGATAACGCCATTAATGCTTCGAATGATTGCAGGTCTTGAGCAATTTGTCGCGTTAGATGTGCCTTTTTTATCAGAAGAGCGTGCTAATCGTATAGCGACGCTTAAAGCAATGATGGACAGAGCTGACATCACTTCAAGTGAAAAATTCCGCCGTGTTTTAGAGGCTTATCAAGTTGAGGTTGAATACGGTCGCACAATCGAAGCTTATTCAACTCTGATTACTATTGATGGACAAGAACGTGAAGTAGACATGCTGCGTATTGGTCGTCTAGAGCTATTGTATGTCACTAAAGACGCTGCAAAAGCTGGCAGTTGGAATAAAGAGTCAAAGCAATTTGTCGCTCTGCCTAATACCAACATTAGCCAAATTAATAAGGGTGTACGTATTGCGCGTAAGCAACTTGCCCCTGATATGTTAACACTGCCAGTCCAAGCTGCTCAATAA